The Nocardioides marmorisolisilvae genomic interval CCGGGTCGGCCCGACCGTGACGACGCGCTCAGTTGTCGAAGGTCGCGATCCCCGAGGCGTTGTCGGTGCGCAGCGCGCTGCCCAGCTGGCGCAGCGCGGTGTCCTGGGGCAGCAGCACTCGACCGGCGGTGCCGCGGTGCGCGAACCTGCGGTACGGCGCGGTCAGGTAGCGGATCGCGTCCGGTCGCAGGTGTCGGGCGCGCCACATCAGGCTGCGCATGTCGCCGTTGGTGAAGGTGTCGTCGACCACGAGGTTCCGGGTGGTGTCGTGCAGCAGCCCGACGAGGTTGACGGGGTTGATCAGCATGCCGGGCGTGACCGACCCGACGAGCATCTGCTTGAGCCACTGCTGGTGCCGTTGCCCGGTGTCGACGTCGCCGTTGACCAGACCCTTGGTGGCGTCGGCGTAGCGCAGCATCTCCTGGCCGGTGTAGTGCCGCACGCCCTGGCCGGTCGGGACGGTCACGCCCCCGATCCGGTCGGTGACCGCGACGTACCCGTCGAACGAGACCTGCGCGACGTGGTCGATGCGCAGTCCCAGGTCGTCCTGGAGGGTGCTCGCCACGAGGGGGTTCCCGCCGGCTTCGTACGTCGCCTCGAGGGTCTGCTGGTCACGAACCTTCGGGTCGCCGGTGGGGGTGCTCAGATAGAGGTCGCGCGGGAAGTCGACCACGTCGGCCCGGCTGCCGTCGGCGGCGAGGTGCACCAGCTGG includes:
- a CDS encoding LCP family protein — encoded protein: MDRPAGDPAGTNDGSNAGSNPGSNEETEPARRPIGPPPPPPPTQTLDPATFDWEHPDYKGQRRPSRSSRSPSGSSSGSSSGSSGRSHGRSHGTSRGRSHGSTRSRHHSRWRRLRRKYRRWRHKWRRPRNIVLGALLAIVLVVLAYALYLNAQLSAIGRAPMLADYSGPNSAGTNVLLVGSEAPGQTLEADARTLVIQLVHLAADGSRADVVDFPRDLYLSTPTGDPKVRDQQTLEATYEAGGNPLVASTLQDDLGLRIDHVAQVSFDGYVAVTDRIGGVTVPTGQGVRHYTGQEMLRYADATKGLVNGDVDTGQRHQQWLKQMLVGSVTPGMLINPVNLVGLLHDTTRNLVVDDTFTNGDMRSLMWRARHLRPDAIRYLTAPYRRFAHRGTAGRVLLPQDTALRQLGSALRTDNASGIATFDN